Genomic DNA from Plasmodium chabaudi chabaudi strain AS genome assembly, chromosome: 1:
ataaaatcaatattaaaattatgcatattcaatttattttgtaaattctATAACTTTAGAAAAAaactatattatatgttataagaaacaagtatataaatatttaatatatcttattaaatatctatttatatacttttaatgattataataataggCTAATTCTTAACTTTTTAGATTTATTCAGCACTTATGCTTTAGAAAATCTTTTACTAAAAAAGgatatgcatttttataataaagcCATACCACAttttagtaaaaataatattttttgtataaaacgGATCATACATACATTTAATCGGAAGTGTATTAAACAACCTTCTATTTAATGTAATATAGCCAATTAtcataaaaagaaatagaGCGCTTCtttagtaataatattattttgttattctatactaatttaattattgagaaaattataatatatttaactaCAGACAGTTGCCATATATAAGGATAAAGTATTTGTGTCACATATTTGGTGCagtgtatataaaaaagcatGATCCCACTCAATTTacaaatcaaaaataaaatttcatcACAATGACTGAAAATATggtatatgcattttttttaataaaatttttttcctttacgttttttgatattttattatatataaatatcattaaactttattttaatCATGCACATTTCtaataattgtttttaaacGTTTTATTAGTGTAGAAGATTCAAGACTGTATGGGGTGATTTTCCCGATCAATTAGATAATGGAAACTATAATTTTAAGGATGATACATATTTCAAAGACTTTTTCACTAACAAAAGTTGTGATAATGATATCGATAAAGTTAATGCTATATCATTTTGgttatttatacaaaattttggGGATGGTTCGTCGCTTACGAAAGATGTAAATAGTAATAccaatatttttcattacatTATGATATGGCTAATTTATACGTTAAAACTAAAGAGTGATGGCAATGTAAtggaattttataatacttGTATAAATGGCgatgataattatattaaatctATAAAAGATACTAATGGTTATAATATCTATAAGGATCCTATAAAGAGTAAACTATTATCGATGAATACGGGAATTGAAGATATATCTAAATTTTATGATGCACTTAAATCGTTAtgtaaaatgtataatgaATTTGATAGAGACAAACCAGATTGCACACAATGTTTGGATGATGCCAACAAGTTTGCTGAAGAATATGAAATActctttaataataataataatggtaCTGATACTGAAGGCAGTCTATATAGTCAAAtattatctatattatcaactgattattataattttataaatctatgctatgaaaaaaaagaaggaTGTGGTCGTTTTCCACTCCTCACAGTTTATCCACGAAGTTTTTCAATAAAAGTTACGTTAATTCCaattacatttatatttgttgtCATACCTATTTTCTTGGAATTTGCTTAtaaggtaaataaaaaggaatttaaaaatataatctttaaaatttatttttgtaattctttatatgggattatcaaaaaatgtatatacgattacaatttttatattagtattcattatttggatTTGGTAAACGATCtcaaaaacaatatttaagagaaaaacgaaaaaaagcAAAGAGGAAAgtgtataattatttattactcGAAGAGAGGGATTATTCCAGgaatagtaataattattGATATATGTTAAGGCTGACTATTTGGAAATAATCAATTTTTGACCATAATTTGGAACATAATCTTGGGATTtataagaatatttaaataatgcaatcaataaaacataaagttatatatgtatatttattatatattttttgtatgttTTTATGTTGTGAATCAGGGTTAAAGTTGTGTTTGTGGAACCCATATTCGGGTTATAGTTAAGTGTTAAATTATGTTTAATTCTgtataatttgataatatattagtttaagtaattgttttaaatatgtataggGCAAACTATAATAATTGCATTTCGTGTTAATATAACTTAATAGTAAATATGTTGAACTATGCACTTTTTGTGTTTATTGTTAATTTATGATTAATGGTTTATAGATCAATTGATCAAATATTGGAATCGACATCGAAAGATGAATCCAAAGTGCCGATTTGGTTCTATAAGACAACATCGATTTGAACAATTGCAACGTTTAATATGGTAATCTGGGTGAAAATAAGGGGcatataagaaaatatttattatgatttCATCTCTCAGTACCACATGGAGTGTAtgataaatgaaaaaagaagTTGTTGAGTTGATGAGAAAATGtgattattaaatatatacaaacatATGTAATCCGACCATAtgtcatttattaatttattttttttgttttaaaagaaaaaacgattatttatatgataaatttaattaataacttttattttgagGTTCAGATTCTATGAACCTGATTTTAAAACTCTATATAAGtattaaaatgataaataagtaaattcgtttattattataggtAAATAAACTCAAAAgtacaattaaaaaatatatttatattattatgatctgcataaatatgatgTTGTTGGAATGGTTCACTTAATTttcaattataaatttatttatatacttttaagaataaaaatattataacata
This window encodes:
- a CDS encoding CIR protein, which gives rise to MTENMCRRFKTVWGDFPDQLDNGNYNFKDDTYFKDFFTNKSCDNDIDKVNAISFWLFIQNFGDGSSLTKDVNSNTNIFHYIMIWLIYTLKLKSDGNVMEFYNTCINGDDNYIKSIKDTNGYNIYKDPIKSKLLSMNTGIEDISKFYDALKSLCKMYNEFDRDKPDCTQCLDDANKFAEEYEILFNNNNNGTDTEGSLYSQILSILSTDYYNFINLCYEKKEGCGRFPLLTVYPRSFSIKVTLIPITFIFVVIPIFLEFAYKYSLFGFGKRSQKQYLREKRKKAKRKVYNYLLLEERDYSRNSNNY